The Fructilactobacillus myrtifloralis genome segment TTACAACAGCTGGAGGATTTGTACTTACCGTACAAGCCTAAACGCCGGACCAAGGCGGAAGTTGCCAAGGAACAGGGCCTCGCACCGTTAGCTGCTCAGCTCCTCCAGTTTCCTGCCCAACCAGTTGCTACGCTCGCCCGTCCCTTTGTCGACCCGACGAAGGGGGTTTTAGATTCGGACACGGCTTTGGCCGGGGCACAAGCCATCATTAGTCAAAGCGTTTCCGACCGGCCTTCCTTTCGGGAGTGGATCAGAACTTTTACGTGGAAGCAGGGTCAACTGACGACGACCAAGAAAGCGACGGGCGGGCAGCAGGATGAGCGTCAGGTGTATGCTAACTACTATGATTTCACGGAGGACTTGGCGAAAGTGCCTGCTTACCGAGTGCTTGCAATTAACCGGGGCGAACGGGAAGCGGTACTACGGGTCAAAATTACGGATGTAGAGAATTCCATTCAAAACTACCTCCGGTTTCACGTCATTGGTCAGCATGCAGGCCCGAGTGTGCACGTCGTTGAACAAGCACTGACAGTGGCTTATCGGCGCTATCTACGGCCGGCGCTCGAACGCGAACTCCGCCAACGACTGACCGAACGGGCCCAAACCCATGCGATTCAAGTGTTTGGCAATAATTTGTATCACTTATTGATGCAACCACCCCTTAAGGGGAAGGTGGTGATGGGGTTTGATCCGGCCTACCGGACGGGCTGTAAGTTAGCAATTCTGGATTCCCAGGGGCGATTGCTAGCCAAAGCAATTCTGGCAGCGACGCCACCAGCGACCGCGGAGCAACGCCAACAAGCAGCTGCAACGCTTCAACACTTGCTCACGAAGTATCACGTTGCAGTAATTGCGATTGGGAACGGAACGGCCTCACGGGAAGCTGAGCAATTTGTGGCGGCAGTGGTTGCCCAGTTCCCCACCCCCGTGCACTACGTGATTGTGAATGAAGCCGGGGCGTCTGTTTATTCTGCGAGTGCAGTGGCCCGGGCGGAATTTCCAGAGCTACCCGTGGAGGAGCGGTCGGCGATTAGCATTGGTCGCCGGCTCCAAGATCCCCTGGCCGAATTAATTAAAATTGATCCCAAGGCGGTCGGAGTCGGCCAGTATCAGCACGACGTGGCCGAAACCCAGCTGGATGAGCAGTTGCAACGTGTTGTGGAAACCGTGGTTAATCAAGTCGGGGTCAATGTGAATACGGCTAGTCCCCAGCTCTTAGCCAGGATCTCCGGGCTAACGCCCGCGGTGGCAAACCAGATCGTGAGCTATCGTAACCAGCACGGAAAGTTTACGGAGCGCAATCAGTTACAACAGGTGAAGCGATTAGGTCCGAAAGCTTTTGAACAATCCGTGGGGTTTTTACGTATTATAGGAGGTCACAACCCATTCGATAATACTGATTTACATCCCGAAAGTTATCCGCTAGCCGGAGCCATTTTGAACACCCTCGGAATTGCCAAGGCAGATTTAACTACGCAAGCCAGTCAAACCCGTCTCGCCCAGGGAAAGGTTTCCGAATTAGCCCACCAGCTGAACCAATCGGAGACACAGATTCGGAGCGTTTTAGACGGGTTGCAGCATCCCGGTCGGGATTTACGGGACCAGATGCCCGCGCCGTTGCTCCGGGATGCCGTCGTCAAGTTGACTGATTTACGGGTGGGGATGCAACTGCAGGGCACCGTTCGCAACGTGACTGACTTCGGGGCGTTCGTTGACATTGGGGTGAAACAAGATGGCTTAGTGCATATTTCGCACATGAAAGCCGGCTTTGTGGCAGATCCAGCCAGCGTGGTTGCAATCGGTGACATTGTGACCGTGTGGGTCATTGGCGTGGATGAACAGCGGGGGCGAATTCAGTTATCGATGCTTGATCCACAAAAGGAGAGGTAATTTATGACAGACCAACAGCTCCAACACCTGGTAGAAGAGCTTTCCCAACGCTTTTTTCACCAGCCGTTTCGCCATCAAGCTTACTTTAATCGTCGCTTACAAACGACTGGGGGCCGGTATCATTTACGTTCTCATAATATTGACATTAATCCAAAGATGGCCCAGGATCAGGAGGTTTTGGTGGGAGTGATTAAACACGAGTTGGTCCACTACCACCTGCACCAACAGGGGGCCTCTGGGAAGCATAATACGCCCGCCTTTAAGCAGTTATTGCAACGCGTGGGCGGGAGTCGCTATGCTCCCCGGTTATCACAAAACACGCGGTATCTGTATCAGTGTACGCACTGTGGGCAAAAATATAATCGCCAACGTCGTTTAAACGTGAACCGCTATGTTTGTAGTCAGTGCCGGCATCCGTTACGCCTAGTTAAGCAGGCCGATTCGTAAAAAGGACTTGCATCTCTGCCTAATTCTTGCTATGATAGTTATTGTTAATTCGCGGCCATGGCGGAATTGGCAGACGCGCAAGATTAAGGATCTTGTCGGGAGTTTTCCCGGTGGAAGTTCGAATCTTCTTGGCCGCACTTAAAAAAGACGCTGGTGAATGTTAGTTCACCAGCGTCTTTTTGGTTGGAAAAAATGAAGTAAAAAACAGGATAACCGTGAATTGGTTACCCTGTTTTACCTAGTTCTTCGGAAGTTCTTGGTTATGGTTCACGGATTCGTGGTTAGTAAAGAACGATCCGTCTTGGCCGACTTCTTCGTTAGAATTAATTTTTTGTTGTGTTGGCGTTAACTCATCTTCAGGTGGTAAATCAAGTGATTCCCGAATTTGATTAGAGACCTTCAGTAATTCTCGATCGGGAGCAACTTGGTAACTAATCCCATCGACCATTGCGTCATCACATTGCAAAGCCGTTTGCTTCAAATTCTTAGCCGCATCTCGATAACTACCGGCAATCGTAATCATGTCATTGAAAGTTAAATCGGTTTGGAGATTGCCCTTCAAACTGTTTAAAATTTCACCGTACCGCGAAACGTTTCCAATCGAGAGTCCCTTTTGGAGGACGGCGTTGAGAACTTGACGTTGCCGAATTTGGCGCCCGTAATCACCGAGGGGATCTTGATAGCGCATCCGGGTGTATTGTAAGGCGGTTTGGCCGTTCATGTGCTCGGTCTTACCCTTTTTCACGCTAATGCCTTCGTAGTCAAATGTGAGGTTCGGAGTGATGTCAACTCCACCCACCGCGTTCACCATTTGCTTGATCCCTTTCATGTTGACAACAGCGTAGAAGTCTACGGGAACGTTAAACAGTTTGTGGACGACTTCTGTAGCGGAATCTGCTCCCCCAATGGTATAAGCCGCATTAATCTTTTCATACGGCTGTGAATCTCCAGGGACCACGACCTTGGTATCTCTAGGGATACTTGTAAAGGTGGTTTTCTTGGTGTTCGGATTAACTGTGGCGAGAATCATGGAATCCGTCCGGCCCTTATCCTTCCGACCTAACTCCCCGGTATCCGTTCCCATCAGTAACACCGTAAAGGGTTTCCGCTGTTTAATGATTTTAGAGACGTCGCGGGAGTTTTTGGCGCTCGAATACGTAGAGTCTAACGTCGAGGACACCCGCTGGTACTGCAGAAAGGCGAATCCCAAAAGGAGTAGGGCGGCTCCGAGTAAGCCGGCCATCCATTTCCACGCGCGCGGATGCCATTCGACCGCGTTTGGATCCGGTTTTGGTCCGGACTTTGGTGGTTTTGGTGGTTCGGATTGGTTCATAAAGTGGTTGCGACCAGCTCTTCCGGTTGGTTGTTGCTTTCCGTTGTTTGTCATGTTAACCCTCGTTTTTATATCAGTCTGGTTAACATTATAAACTATTCATGGAAGCGCCGACGGATAATTAAATAATTTAAGGAATTTTTTACAATTAAATCGTTAATAGGGGTTTATGGGGGTATGTTAAGATGGAAAGAAATCAGTTTTTATCGGGGAGGGAACCGCAGATGACCAAGTTAGTTTTGATTCGCCATGGCGAGAGTATTGCTAACCAACAACACGTTTTTACGGGGTGGAATGACGTGGCGTTGACGGAGCAGGGGCAACGGGAAGCAGTTGCAGCGGGGGCCAAACTTAACCAGTTACACCTTGCGTTTGGAGCGGTGCACACCTCCTATTTAAAACGGGCCATTCAATCGGCCAATATCGTGTTAGACGAACTAGATCAACTGTGGATTCCCCAGTATAAAACGTGGCGGCTAAACGAACGTCACTACGGTGCGTTACGGGGCCGGAAGAAACCAGTGGTCCGAGAAGAAGTCGGGGAGGACCAGTTCATGCAGTGGCGCCGGAGTTTTACCGCTGTGCCCCCGCGATTAGACTGGGTCACACCCAAGCGGCGCTACGCTCGCATTGGGGTCCGCGAACCGCGGGCTGAGAGCCTCCAAATGGCCTACGAGCGCTTGATACCATACTGGCAGGATCAGTTGGCCCCGCGGCTGTTACAGCACCAAAATCAACTGGTAGTCGCGCACGGTAGTTCGCTGCGGGCCCTCATCAAGTATCTCGAGCAACTGTCCGATGATGCAATTGATGGGGTAGAAGTGCCCAACGCCGAACCGATTGTTTACACCTTAGATGAGCACCTGCACATTCAGCAGAAACAAATTTTGGCATAAAAAAAGCACGGATCTGCAATTTGCAGGTTCGTGCTTTTTAAATGACTACCTAGGCCAATGTTCCCATTGGATCCCATGGAGCAAGGACCGTTGGCGTTTGGGCTTGTTCTTGCCGTTCTTGATCAGTTAGGTATTTCTTGTTGATGACAACTTGGTAAACAAATTCACTGAACCAGGTGTCACTCATGACGAAGTATCCCTTGGTTCCAACCTTGTTGCCCCAACTATTTTCAACCTTCCACTTGGTTGGTTGGCCGTCCACGAGGTCAACTCCGGTGATCACCATGGCGTGATCCATGACGCTTTCTCCGTAATCTAGTCGTTCGGCCTTACTCATGCTCATGTCAGTTTGCATCAGTTCATCCACGTGGTACAGGTTTGGATCCATTAAACCGTTTTTCCGGTCACTTGCTTGACCGACGTCACTTCCAAACCAAACCGTTTCGCCGGCTTGGAGTTGTTTAATCGTGAGTTCCTTTAAGCGTTCGATTGGCAGGTTATAGTGTTTGATTGGTTGGCCACCAACCACGTTCCCCAGCATTTCCACCGTGTAAGTTTCGTGAAATGGTTTATCGTCCGTGGGGGAGTTGATGATGGAGACGTAGTCATCAAGGTTGATGTTTACGTATTTTTGGAAGAAGGTCAGGGGAGTGAGGTGTTGTTCAATGTGATAGTGATTATCAGCATCGCGATACTCAAAGGTAAAGTCAGTTACTGGCTTACCAAAGGCGTACACCAACATCCGGTAAATTTCGTTTAACATGTCATCTTTTTTCGCGTTAATGATTTCAGCACTTTGTCCAGACTGAACCAACTTGCGTAAGGCGATGGCATCGTGGCGGAGTTGGGTGTTTAAAGCAGCGTTAAGTTCACTCGAATTATCACTGCTAGCGGTTTCGGCCATGGCAGCCTTTGGCACCACCCCATACTTAGCAATCAGGGCGGCAATCATATCCCACTGGCCCCCGTCTTGTTGGGGAGTTTGCAACAGAAAGTTGACCTTCCGATCAGTTAATGGTTGGTCCGCTGTCTTTAAAACGTTATTTAAGAAGTAGTTCGCTTTTTCAAACTTATCCCAAAAGAAGAGGTAAACCTGGGAAAGTTCAAAGTCCTTCGGTACGTTAAAGTTGCCTTCGACCTTCGACCGGAGCGTGTTTAGAGCGGCGAAAAGCCAGCACCGGCCACTGCGTTTTTGGTCGGAAACGGCTTGATTAGAAACATCCACAGAAAAGATGGGATCCAACTGGTCGTTTGCTTCGTAATCAGCGGCGGATGAAAGGATGCCGTTGTGGGTGACGGCCCGGCTTAAGACGTCTGCGTCGGGGTGGTTGTTTAAGTTGTTTTGATATCTTTCAATGTTTTGTGGTTCAATTGCTTTGTCCATTGTGTAACCTCCATTACATAGTTGCGATTAGTATAACTCATTTGCAAGCATTAGCGGACGTTAATGACCTCCGGACCTTGTTCGTGCTGCACAATAATGGTGTTCACCATGTTCAAGAAGAGGCCGTGTTCAATGATCCCAACCAGGGGATTTAGTTGGTTAGCTAATCGAATGGGGTCGGTGAGGGGATCTAGGTACAAATCGATAATATAGTTGTTAGAATCGGTGGTCACAAATTCACCCGCCGGATTTTTGCGGAGGCGGGGATGCAGATCCATCTGTGCTAAGCGCCGTTCGAGTTGTCTGCTGCCGTAAGGGATGACCTCGACGGGCACCGGATAGTTAAAGGCTTCGACCATTTTGCTTTCGTCAACGATCCACATGTTTTTGGTAGAGTTGGTAGCGACAATCTTTTCCATTAAATGGGAAGCACCGCCACCCTTAATCCCTTGGTACTGGACATCAATTTGATCTGCGCCGTCAATCGTAAGGTCGATGTGATCGACTTCATCAACGGTTTTTAACGGAATTCCTAATTGTGCAGCGTGCTTACGGGTGGCGTGGGAAGTTGGTACGCCAATAATGTTTAACCCGGTTTGAACTCGTTTGCCGAGGGCTTCGACCATGTACCACATGGTGGAGCCACTTCCGATTCCGATGACCATCCCATCTTCAATGTATTGGACCGCTTCTTGGCCAACTTGTGCTTTTTGGTGTTTAATTGCTTCGCTATCCATTGACTGTCCCCTTAATCAACCATATAATTTACAATTCAGTCTTTAATTTTCCATTGCTTTTTTCCATTTGTCAAGTAATGTTGAAATGCGCTAAATACTGTTAGAATGGTAGTATCCAATTATGAAAAGGTGAGGAGTTTTGTCAATGAAACGAGGGTTTGAATTTGTCACAAGCGCAGCCCAAGCCGGCTTAAAATTACCGCAACGTGCCACCAAGCAAGCGGCGGGGTATGACCTGGCTAGTTCCCAAACGGTCGTGTTACCGTCCGTGTGGAAATTGGGGTTATTGCGGGCGCTCAAGCTGATCCGGAAGGGACGACAGCTAACCACGGCGGAGAGTGCGGCAGCGAGCGCGGATCTACAGCCCTACCTGGTTCCAACCGGAATAAAGGCTTATATGCAGCCAAACGAAGTCCTAATCATTGCCAACCGGTCCAGTAATCCGTTGAAACGGAACCTGATTCTTCCCAATGGAATTGGAGTGATTGACGCTGACTACTATAATAATGCTAACAACGAAGGCGAAATCTTCGTGCAACTAATCAACTGGGGAATTGGTGACCGAACGATTCACAAGGGCGATCGGATTGCCCAGGGAATTTTCATGCCCTACTTACTGGCTGACCAGGAGGCCGCACCAACGGCCACTAGAACCGGAGGCTTTGGTTCGTCTGGGGATTAGAAAGGAAACAAGTTATGAGTAAAACCACCACTCAATTTGTGTGTACAAACTGTGGGTACATTTCTCCCAGTTACTTAGGTCGTTGTCCTAACTGTGGGGAGTGGAATACGTTTACAGAAGAAACAAAGGCCAAGTCCGACCCAGCTAGTGGAGCAAAGACCCGGGTTTCTCTGCACGGCAACCGGGTGACGCCACAACTGATTACCGAGGTAGATGCCCAGGATGCGCCCCGCTATCAGATTCAATCCGCAGAGCTAAACCGGGTTCTCGGGGGTGGAATTGTGCCGGGTTCCCTTGTTTTAATTGGGGGCGATCCCGGCATTGGCAAGTCGACCTTACTCCTGCAAGTGTCTGGTCAGTTAGCGATGCTCGGCAAACGGGTGTTGTACGTGACTGGAGAAGAAAGTGCGGACCAGGTGAAAATGCGTGCTGACCGCTTGCACATCACCACGAACGAGCGGGTATATGTCTTTCCAGAAACCGACATGACGGCGGTTCGGGATGCCATTGCTGATTTAAAGCCGGACGTTGTCATCGTGGATTCGGTCCAAACCATGCAGGAGGGCGACGTTGACTCAGCGATTGGGTCGGTCTCACAGGTTCGGGGGGTCACCACTGACTTGATGGGGATTGCAAAGACCAATAACATCACCGTCTTTATCGTGGGGCACGTCACCAAAGGCGGTGCGCTCGCGGGGCCAAAAACCCTGGAACACATGGTAGATACGGTGCTCTATTTTGAAGGCGATAAGCACCATTCGTACCGTCTGTTGCGGGCGGTTAAGAACCGGTTTGGGTCAACCAACGAACTCGGCATTTTTGAAATGGCCGATCAGGGATTGCAAGAGGTGCAAAACCCCTCAGAAATTTTTCTGGAGGAACGGTTGAAAAATGCAACCGGTTCGGCCATTGTGGTGGCCATGGAAGGAACTCGGCCCATTTTGGTTGAACTCCAGGCCCTCATCACGCCGTCAGTCTTTGGGAACGCCCAACGAACGGCGACCGGTGTGGATCGCAACCGGGTGTCGTTGATCATGGCCGTGTTAGAAAAACGGGCTGGATTACTCCTTCAAAATCAGGATGCCTACGTTAAGGCAGCGGGCGGGGTGAAGTTAAATGAACCCGCACTCGACCTAGCCATGGCCGTCAGCATTGCTTCCAGTTATGAAAATATCAGTACGAACCCGCGTGAGTGTTACGTTGGTGAACTGGGGTTGACCGGAGAAGTCCGCCGGGTTGACCGGATCGAACAACGGATTCGCGAAGCCGCCAAACTGGGCTTTGCCCGGATTTTGGTGCCGAAGCATAGCCTGGAAGGGCTCACCGTGCCGACCGGAATTGAAGTGGTCGGAGTTACCACCCTCAAAGAGGCGTTGCAACTGGCCCTTCCCAAGTAGCCGGAGGGAGCGTGGGTTTATTTTTGGCGCCATAAATTGTAAACTAAGGATAAAACTATATATAGAAAAGAGAGAATAACATTGGCTAACGATAAGATTCGGGTTCGCTACGCACCCAGCCCAACCGGGCACTTACACATTGGAAACGCGCGAACTGCAATTTTCAACTATTTATTTGCTCGGCACTATAAAGGTAAATTCATCATTCGAATTGAAGATACCGATACGAAACGCAACGTGCAAGACGGTGAGAAAAGCCAGTTAGATAACCTAAAGTGGCTCGGAATTGACTGGGATGAAGGTCCAGACGTGGGGGGCGACTATGGTCCCTACCGCCAATCAGAACGAAAGGCAACCTACGATCCGTTAATTCAGCAATTGTTGGATGAAGGCAAAGCCTACTATTCCTACAAAACAGAGGAAGAACTCGAAGCAGAACGGGAAGAACAGCGGGCCCGTGGGGTAATGCCGCACTATGAATATGAATACGCGGGGATGACACCGGAAGAACAGCAAGCAGCGATGGACGCGGCCGAAGCCAAGGGCTTAAAGCCAGTGATCCGGTTCCGGGTCCCGAAACACCAAACCTACGAATGGGATGACATGGTGAAGGGGCACGTTTCCTTTGACTCAGATACCATCGGGGGCGACTTCGTCATCGTAAAACGGGACGGAATGCCGACCTATAACTTTGCGGTTGTAGCTGATGATCACAACATGGCCATTAGTCACATTTTCCGTGGGGACGACCACGTGGCTAACACCCCCAAACAGCTAATGATTTACGAAGCCTTCGGTTGGGAGGCGCCTAAGTTCGGTCACATGAGCTTAATCATTAGTGCCGACACGGGTAAGAAACTCAGTAAGCGCGATGAAACGGTGTTGCAGTTTATTGAACAGTATCGGAACCTGGGTTACCTTCCAGATGCATTGTTCAACTTTATCGTGCTCCTTGGGTGGTCACCGGTCGGAGAAGATGAGATTTATTCTGAAAAGCAGTTCATCAAAATGTACGATGAAAAGCGGTTGAGTAAGTCCCCCGCTACCTTTGATAACAAAAAGTTGGAATGGATTAATAACCGCTACGTGAAGGATAGTGACGAAGACGTTGTGGTTGACTTGGCCCTCCAACAACTGATTAAGGCCGGAAACCTGCCAGATAATCCGGACGCCAAAACGATTGAATGGGCGCGGAAGTTGATTGACGTGTACCGGCGGCAAATGAGCTACATGGCCCAGATTAATGAGATGGCTGCGGTTTTCTTTACGGAACCAGACCAGGTCGACGGCGAAGCCCTTGCCGAGTTAAACAATGACACTGCTCCGGTGGTTCTGCGCGAATTTGCGGCGAAGTTACGGGAACTGCCCCTCTTTGACAAGGTTGCCATTTTGCGGACCATCAAGGAAGTGCAAAAGGAAACGGGGATTAAGGGGCGGAAGCTCTGGATGCCGATTCGCATTGCCGTTACCCACGAAATGGAAGGACCAGAACTACCCGAATCAATCGAATTGATTGGCCGGGAAAAAGCCCTGCAACATGTGGACCAAACCTTGGCCCAACTCGATGCAAACTAAAATATTTTTTCTGCAATTGGTCTAGTTCACGCTAGGCCTTTTGTTGTGTCAGCAGAACGAATGATTATGGTATGATTGAGACTAAATAAACGAAAAGGGGTCTCCACGATGAAATTACAAGTCTACAATTCACTGCACAACCAGCTCGAAACTTTTACCCCCTTAGAACCGGGGAAAGTGAAGATGTATGTCTGTGGACCGACCGTTTACAACTATATTCACATTGGAAATGCTCGGAGTGTGGTCGCATTTGATACCATTCGGCGTTATTTAGAATACCTGGGGTACGAGGTGACCTACGTTTCCAACTTTACGGACGTGGATGACAAGTTGATTAAAGCAGCCCAAGCTGAGCACGTAACGGTTCCAGAACTGGCCGATCGCTACATTCAAGCTTACTACGAAGACACGCAGGCTTTAAACGTGCAACCAGCAACGGTGAACCCCCGCGCGACGGATAACATCGCGGAGATCATTGCATTTGTCCAGGATCTAATTGAAAAGGGGTATGCCTACCAAGTCGACGGGGACGTTTACTACCGGGCTCGTCGGTTTGCTAGTTACGGGGAACTCGGACATGAGGACCTTGATACCTTAGAACACGGCGCAAGTGAACACGTTGCGAGTGCCGAGCTCGCCAAAAAGGAGGACCCGATTGACTTTGCCCTCTGGAAGGCGGCTAAACCCGGAGAAATTGCGTGGGACTCACCGTGGGGAGCAGGCCGGCCCGGTTGGCACATTGAGTGCTCCGTGATGGCTACTAAGTACCTCGGAAACACGATTGACATTCACGGTGGAGGCATCGACCTCGAATTTCCCCACCACGAAAACGAACGGGCACAAAGTGAGGCCAAAACCGGGCAAACCTTTGTTAAGTATTGGTTGCATAACGGTTTTGTGACCGTGGGAGCAGCGGATGAAAAAATGAGTAAGTCGCAGGGAAACTTTGTGACCGTGCATGAGTTATTGAAAACCGTGGATCCCCAAGTCCTTCGGTTGTTAATGGCAACCACGCAGTACCGGCGGCCCATCCGCTTTAGTGAGGCCGGGCTTGCTGAAGCGCAGACCAATCTGAAAAAGCTCCAGACCGCTTACCAAAACCTGAGTTATCGGTTACAAGATGCAGAACCCGGGAGTGATTTTAAGCTGGAACAAGAGGTCCGGCAGGTGCAAGCGGACTTTCAAGATGCGATGAACGCGGATTTTAACGTTCAAAATGGGATTGCCAGTGTGTATGAGCTTGCGAAGTTGAGCAACGTGTATGCCCAACGACCGGTCGTCTTTCAAGCCACGTTGACCTTAATGCAGCAGCGGCTAGCGGAGTTAGCGGCCATTTTTGGGATTAAGCTCGCTACCGAAGAACTAGCTGATGCGGACGTGGAAGCGCTGATTGCGGAACGGGAACAAGCCCGAGCTGACAAGGATTTTGCCCGCAGTGATGCCATTAGAGACCAGCTCCGCGACCAGGGGATTGTGTTAGAAGATACGCCCCAGGGAACGCGGTTTAGAAGGGAAAGTTAGAATTAATGAAGGATGCAGAACACAACGTGGACGTGCGCCAGTTAAACGGAATTACATTAGCCTACATGGGAGATGCCATTTACGAAGTCGGCATTCGTCGGCACTTGATTGAAGCGGGACTAACTAAGCCAAACCGGTTACAACACCGGGCAACTCGATATGTTTCTGCCAAGGCGCAAGCGGGGTTAATTGCGTTAATGGAAGCCGATGACTGCTTAACTAGTGAAGAATGGGATTTTTATAAGCGCGGTCGAAACGCCAAGAGTTATACCCATGCCAAAAACACCAGCGTGATTACCTACCGGGTGTCCACCGGGTTTGAAGCCCTCTTTGGGTTTTTGGCTTTAACCGAACAAACAGCACGGATCACTGAGCTAACCCAGTGGTGCATTACACAAGTCGAGGCGGGGAGAGTACGATATGCCAAGTAAGGAAACAAGTGATTTTATTATTGGACGCCATCCAGCCGTGGCGGCCCTCCGGAATCCAGCCCAAACGATTAACAAGGTTTTTTTACAGACGGGAATTAACCGTAACGACCAGACGATTCAAACAATCGTGCGGCTAGCGAAGGGGCGCCAGTTGGTGCTGGCCAATGCCCCAAAGGCCAAGTTGGATTTAATGGCAGATCATCAGAATCACCAGGGGGTCGTGGTGGCGTGTGCGGCCTTTCAGTACGCGAGCATTGATGACTTGTTTGCCAATGCTGACCAACATGAGGAACCGCCGTTTTTAGTGATGCTCGATAACGTAGCCGACCCGCATAACTTAGGGTCGATTTTACGAACCGCTGATGCTGCCGGCGTACACGGGGTCATCATCCCCAA includes the following:
- the gltX gene encoding glutamate--tRNA ligase, whose translation is MANDKIRVRYAPSPTGHLHIGNARTAIFNYLFARHYKGKFIIRIEDTDTKRNVQDGEKSQLDNLKWLGIDWDEGPDVGGDYGPYRQSERKATYDPLIQQLLDEGKAYYSYKTEEELEAEREEQRARGVMPHYEYEYAGMTPEEQQAAMDAAEAKGLKPVIRFRVPKHQTYEWDDMVKGHVSFDSDTIGGDFVIVKRDGMPTYNFAVVADDHNMAISHIFRGDDHVANTPKQLMIYEAFGWEAPKFGHMSLIISADTGKKLSKRDETVLQFIEQYRNLGYLPDALFNFIVLLGWSPVGEDEIYSEKQFIKMYDEKRLSKSPATFDNKKLEWINNRYVKDSDEDVVVDLALQQLIKAGNLPDNPDAKTIEWARKLIDVYRRQMSYMAQINEMAAVFFTEPDQVDGEALAELNNDTAPVVLREFAAKLRELPLFDKVAILRTIKEVQKETGIKGRKLWMPIRIAVTHEMEGPELPESIELIGREKALQHVDQTLAQLDAN
- the cysS gene encoding cysteine--tRNA ligase, which gives rise to MKLQVYNSLHNQLETFTPLEPGKVKMYVCGPTVYNYIHIGNARSVVAFDTIRRYLEYLGYEVTYVSNFTDVDDKLIKAAQAEHVTVPELADRYIQAYYEDTQALNVQPATVNPRATDNIAEIIAFVQDLIEKGYAYQVDGDVYYRARRFASYGELGHEDLDTLEHGASEHVASAELAKKEDPIDFALWKAAKPGEIAWDSPWGAGRPGWHIECSVMATKYLGNTIDIHGGGIDLEFPHHENERAQSEAKTGQTFVKYWLHNGFVTVGAADEKMSKSQGNFVTVHELLKTVDPQVLRLLMATTQYRRPIRFSEAGLAEAQTNLKKLQTAYQNLSYRLQDAEPGSDFKLEQEVRQVQADFQDAMNADFNVQNGIASVYELAKLSNVYAQRPVVFQATLTLMQQRLAELAAIFGIKLATEELADADVEALIAEREQARADKDFARSDAIRDQLRDQGIVLEDTPQGTRFRRES
- a CDS encoding Mini-ribonuclease 3 encodes the protein MKDAEHNVDVRQLNGITLAYMGDAIYEVGIRRHLIEAGLTKPNRLQHRATRYVSAKAQAGLIALMEADDCLTSEEWDFYKRGRNAKSYTHAKNTSVITYRVSTGFEALFGFLALTEQTARITELTQWCITQVEAGRVRYAK
- the rlmB gene encoding 23S rRNA (guanosine(2251)-2'-O)-methyltransferase RlmB — its product is MPSKETSDFIIGRHPAVAALRNPAQTINKVFLQTGINRNDQTIQTIVRLAKGRQLVLANAPKAKLDLMADHQNHQGVVVACAAFQYASIDDLFANADQHEEPPFLVMLDNVADPHNLGSILRTADAAGVHGVIIPKRRSVGLTATVAKTAAGAMERVPVARVTNLVNTVRELKDRGMWVFGTEMHGTDYRRWDAHGPVTLVIGSEGKGIAPLLKQNMDELLTIPMIGEIQSLNASVAAGLLMYQGFNSRHPLQ